From a single Nocardioides panacis genomic region:
- a CDS encoding aminopeptidase P family protein, which yields MNEQPKTTLTTESHDQGVPEAYAAFMREGWGERELHLPRHPVADWSARRRQALADAFPGERLVVPAGQFKVRANDTDYRFRADTAHVHLTGNQTSDAVLVVEDGESVLYARPRSSRQTDEFFRDRRYGELWAGRRPSLKEISDSLGFEVRHLEELEARLGTSAKTRVLRDVDPYVDQAVPGDGARDHDFARVLSEMRLVKDAWELEQLQEACDITALGFSDSVREWDNVLEHGERWLEGTFFRRARTMGNDLGYDSIVAGGSHATTLHWTENSGPVTPGQLLLLDMGVEGNNLYTADVTRTLPVDGTFTTLQRDLYTLVLTAQQAGIDTIRPGADFQAPHDAAMHVIAHGLEDLGLLPVSAEEALAPDSKVYTRWTLHSTSHMLGLDVHDCAAAAPERYKNGELAAGMVLTVEPGLYFQEDDLLVPEELRGIGIRIEDDIAVTDDGWTNLSASLPREPDALEAWMADLRG from the coding sequence GTGAACGAGCAGCCGAAGACCACCCTGACCACGGAGTCGCACGACCAGGGCGTGCCCGAGGCCTACGCCGCCTTCATGCGTGAGGGGTGGGGCGAGCGTGAGCTGCACCTCCCCCGTCACCCCGTGGCCGACTGGTCCGCACGTCGTCGCCAGGCCCTGGCCGACGCCTTCCCGGGCGAGCGGCTGGTCGTCCCGGCGGGCCAGTTCAAGGTCCGCGCCAACGACACCGACTACCGGTTCCGCGCCGACACCGCGCACGTGCACCTGACCGGCAACCAGACCAGCGACGCGGTCCTGGTGGTGGAGGACGGCGAGTCGGTGCTCTACGCCCGGCCGCGCTCGTCGAGGCAGACCGACGAGTTCTTCCGCGACCGCCGGTACGGCGAGCTGTGGGCCGGCCGTCGCCCCTCCCTCAAGGAGATCTCCGACTCGCTCGGCTTCGAGGTCCGCCACCTCGAGGAGCTCGAGGCCCGCCTCGGCACCTCCGCCAAGACCCGCGTGCTCCGCGACGTCGACCCGTACGTCGACCAGGCGGTGCCCGGCGACGGCGCCCGCGACCACGACTTCGCCCGGGTGCTCTCCGAGATGCGGCTGGTCAAGGACGCCTGGGAGCTCGAGCAGCTGCAGGAGGCCTGCGACATCACCGCGCTCGGCTTCTCCGACAGCGTCCGCGAGTGGGACAACGTCCTGGAGCACGGCGAGCGTTGGCTCGAGGGCACGTTCTTCCGCCGGGCCCGCACGATGGGCAACGACCTCGGCTACGACTCGATCGTGGCCGGCGGGAGCCACGCCACGACGCTGCACTGGACCGAGAACAGCGGCCCGGTCACCCCCGGCCAGCTCCTGCTGCTCGACATGGGCGTCGAGGGCAACAACCTCTACACCGCCGACGTCACGCGCACGCTGCCCGTGGACGGCACGTTCACCACGCTGCAGCGCGACCTCTACACGCTGGTGCTGACCGCCCAGCAGGCCGGCATCGACACCATCCGGCCGGGCGCCGACTTCCAGGCGCCGCACGACGCCGCGATGCACGTCATCGCCCACGGGCTCGAGGACCTCGGTCTGCTGCCGGTCTCCGCCGAGGAGGCGCTCGCCCCCGACAGCAAGGTCTACACCCGCTGGACGCTGCACTCGACGAGCCACATGCTCGGCCTCGACGTGCACGACTGCGCGGCCGCGGCCCCCGAGCGCTACAAGAACGGCGAGCTCGCCGCGGGCATGGTGCTCACCGTCGAGCCGGGCCTGTACTTCCAGGAGGACGACCTGCTGGTGCCCGAGGAGCTGCGCGGCATCGGCATCCGCATCGAGGACGACATCGCGGTCACCGACGACGGCTGGACCAACCTGTCCGCGTCGCTGCCCCGTGAGCCGGACGCCCTCGAGGCGTGGATGGCCGACCTGCGCGGCTGA
- a CDS encoding PrsW family intramembrane metalloprotease — MNGSGQHTSKQSGGPGPAAVAPAAVPPDLLRRPRRRGCAVFTVVVSVLMLLGAGVMCLVLVLANAPGALAVGVVLAALPVGPVIASFLWLDRYEPEPVRLLVLAFFWGAVVATAAALVLQSLDQIVLGTPDDWSAAIVAPVTEEGAKGLFILLLLWFRRRVIDGVLDGIVYAGLVGVGFAFTENILYLGGAYMGGEGQDGGLGSATGLFVVRGIFSPFAHPLFTAFIGLGVGFAVVTRHKGWRVLAPLLGYVAAVVAHATWNASAFFGGGGTFVLTYVLAMVPAFLLLVGFAVWARNREGRMLTRSLSDCARRGLIGAAEVPWLVRLSARRASRRGARAYGGPVAERVMREYQQQAIELGFLHDRYLRGTAPADFAERGTAMVQRLHALRPYVQFPHAAPVPAFPAAVQWDGGR; from the coding sequence GTGAACGGCTCGGGTCAGCACACCAGCAAGCAGTCCGGCGGACCGGGCCCGGCTGCCGTCGCGCCCGCGGCCGTGCCCCCGGACCTGCTGCGCCGCCCCCGTCGGCGGGGCTGCGCCGTGTTCACCGTCGTCGTCTCGGTCCTGATGCTGCTCGGCGCCGGGGTGATGTGCCTGGTCCTCGTGCTCGCGAACGCACCCGGTGCCCTCGCGGTCGGGGTGGTGCTCGCCGCGCTGCCCGTCGGACCGGTGATCGCGTCCTTCCTGTGGCTGGACCGCTACGAGCCCGAGCCGGTGCGGCTCCTGGTGCTCGCGTTCTTCTGGGGCGCCGTGGTGGCGACCGCCGCCGCGCTGGTGCTGCAGTCCCTGGACCAGATCGTGCTCGGCACCCCCGACGACTGGTCGGCCGCGATCGTCGCGCCGGTCACCGAGGAGGGCGCCAAGGGACTGTTCATCCTGCTGCTGCTGTGGTTCCGCCGGCGGGTCATCGACGGGGTCCTCGACGGGATCGTCTACGCCGGGCTGGTCGGCGTGGGCTTCGCGTTCACCGAGAACATCCTCTACCTCGGCGGCGCCTACATGGGCGGCGAGGGACAGGACGGCGGCCTCGGCTCGGCGACCGGCCTGTTCGTCGTACGCGGCATCTTCAGCCCGTTCGCGCACCCGCTCTTCACCGCCTTCATCGGGCTCGGCGTGGGCTTCGCCGTCGTCACCAGGCACAAGGGCTGGCGGGTCCTCGCGCCGCTCCTGGGGTACGTCGCCGCCGTCGTCGCCCACGCCACCTGGAACGCGTCCGCGTTCTTCGGGGGCGGCGGCACGTTCGTGCTCACCTACGTGCTGGCGATGGTGCCGGCGTTCCTGCTGCTCGTCGGCTTCGCCGTGTGGGCCCGCAACCGGGAGGGCCGGATGCTCACCCGCTCGCTGTCCGACTGCGCCCGGCGCGGGCTGATCGGCGCCGCCGAGGTGCCCTGGCTGGTGCGGCTCTCGGCCCGCCGGGCGAGCCGTCGCGGGGCGCGCGCCTACGGCGGCCCGGTCGCCGAGCGGGTGATGCGCGAGTACCAGCAGCAGGCCATCGAGCTCGGCTTCCTGCACGACCGCTACCTGCGCGGCACCGCGCCGGCGGACTTCGCCGAGCGCGGCACCGCGATGGTCCAGCGGCTGCACGCCCTGCGGCCCTACGTCCAGTTCCCGCACGCGGCGCCGGTGCCCGCCTTCCCGGCCGCCGTGCAGTGGGACGGTGGCCGGTGA
- a CDS encoding ABC transporter substrate-binding protein, protein MNRTLRALVATAALALTTTACNANSPQESSSSGFHKGGTLTIYSSADEQSFDPAKSQSLAITSQGLVHRRLTTWDIRPGQEPRVVPDLATDTGRASDGGRTWTYTLKPGLKFSDGSPITSADIKYGLERSFAPELSGGLGYHKTLLVGGDKYTGPYDGKELSSVETPDDRTIVFKLGTAYGDWPWIASMPAFAPVPKSADTKPATYGNDPVASGPYEVKSSKPGTAVTLVRNPEWSRETDEIRTGGPDTVVFKLSQEDTVAAQQLIADSGDAKNAFGAGFVPPAQLKQITSNPGAKARLALSKPGALQYLALNNRRPGLKDVRVRRAIEYAVDKRAFQLATGGSQGGEIASTLITPGIPGRQDYDLYPADETGDVAKAKSLLAAAGAENLQLTLVTANDTGSVAKAEAIQQGLQRAGITVKIEPKDVNVYYDAITDDKGDYDLTVGSWQPDFPSANGNISPLFASNQIGGGNFNLSRYSVPQVDALIARATGEVDPSVAQRTWAQADRRIMQDAPVVPLLYARNAFLRGSGVQNFDVSGFPNYPNYLRVSISK, encoded by the coding sequence CTGCCCTCGCCCTGACCACGACGGCCTGCAACGCCAACTCCCCCCAGGAGTCGTCGTCGTCCGGCTTCCACAAGGGCGGGACTCTCACCATCTACAGCTCGGCCGACGAGCAGAGCTTCGACCCCGCGAAGAGCCAGAGCCTGGCCATCACCTCGCAGGGCCTGGTCCACCGGCGGCTCACCACCTGGGACATCCGGCCCGGCCAGGAGCCGCGGGTCGTCCCGGACCTCGCGACCGACACCGGCCGGGCCAGCGACGGCGGCCGCACCTGGACCTACACCCTGAAGCCCGGCCTGAAGTTCTCCGACGGCTCGCCGATCACCTCGGCCGACATCAAGTACGGCCTCGAGCGGTCCTTCGCGCCCGAGCTCTCCGGCGGCCTCGGCTACCACAAGACGCTGCTGGTCGGCGGCGACAAGTACACCGGCCCGTACGACGGCAAGGAGCTCTCCTCCGTCGAGACGCCCGACGACCGCACGATCGTGTTCAAGCTCGGCACGGCGTACGGCGACTGGCCCTGGATCGCGTCGATGCCCGCGTTCGCGCCGGTCCCGAAGTCGGCCGACACCAAGCCGGCCACCTACGGCAACGACCCGGTCGCCTCGGGGCCCTACGAGGTCAAGAGCAGCAAGCCCGGCACCGCGGTCACCCTGGTCCGCAACCCGGAGTGGAGCAGGGAGACCGACGAGATCCGCACCGGTGGGCCCGACACGGTCGTGTTCAAGCTCAGCCAGGAGGACACCGTCGCGGCCCAGCAGCTGATCGCCGACTCCGGGGACGCCAAGAACGCGTTCGGGGCCGGGTTCGTGCCGCCCGCGCAGCTCAAGCAGATCACCAGCAACCCCGGCGCCAAGGCCCGGCTCGCGCTGTCGAAGCCCGGCGCGCTGCAGTACCTCGCGCTCAACAACCGGCGCCCGGGACTCAAGGACGTCCGGGTCCGCCGGGCCATCGAGTACGCCGTGGACAAGCGGGCGTTCCAGCTCGCGACCGGCGGCTCGCAGGGCGGCGAGATCGCCAGCACCCTGATCACGCCCGGTATCCCCGGCCGTCAGGACTACGACCTCTACCCGGCCGACGAGACCGGTGACGTCGCGAAGGCCAAGTCGCTGCTCGCGGCAGCGGGGGCCGAGAACCTGCAGCTCACCCTGGTGACCGCCAACGACACCGGGTCGGTCGCCAAGGCCGAGGCGATCCAGCAGGGCCTCCAGCGCGCCGGCATCACCGTGAAGATCGAGCCCAAGGACGTCAACGTCTACTACGACGCGATCACCGACGACAAGGGCGACTACGACCTCACCGTCGGCAGCTGGCAGCCCGACTTCCCCAGTGCGAACGGCAACATCTCCCCGCTGTTCGCCTCCAACCAGATCGGTGGCGGGAACTTCAACCTCTCGCGCTACTCCGTCCCGCAGGTCGACGCCCTGATCGCCAGGGCGACCGGCGAGGTGGACCCGTCGGTGGCGCAGCGCACCTGGGCGCAGGCCGACCGGCGGATCATGCAGGACGCGCCCGTCGTGCCCCTGCTCTACGCGCGCAACGCGTTCCTGCGGGGCTCCGGCGTGCAGAACTTCGACGTGTCCGGGTTCCCCAACTACCCGAACTACCTGCGCGTCTCGATCTCGAAGTGA
- a CDS encoding dipeptide ABC transporter ATP-binding protein codes for MTAPALLRIRGLTVAFPDRAGPREVVHGIDLDVRRGRVLALVGESGSGKSVTAQSVLRLHPPDVRVGGRVLLGDDDLLTVDDAALRAVRGARVGTVFQEPMSAWNPVHRIGRQIEEALQAHGRARGGSAGTVRELLASVGLDAPERVAASYPHELSGGQLQRAMIAMATGCEPELLIADEPTTALDVTVQAGILDLLRGLAARGTAVLLITHDMGVVADLADDVAVMHDGRVVERGPVEEVLGAPREAYTRTLLAAVPALPEDRSAAGRPDAREVVRLEQVGVRYGRGPGAVHAVRGVDLSLRQGETLGLVGESGSGKSTLGRALTGLVRPTEGRATLGGTDLTTSSRARRRTLLREVGIVFQDPSSSLNPRHPVGRSIAEPLRLASVPGAAARARVAEVLSSVDLDPGFATRFPHQLSGGQRQRVAIARALVLRPRLVVADEPTSALDVSVQARVLALLGRLQDELGFACLFITHDLAVVGAVADRVAVMHEGVIVEHGETAQVLHRPEHPYTAGLLAAAPVADPQQQRARREKRTAGLVG; via the coding sequence GTGACCGCACCGGCTCTCCTGCGGATCCGTGGGCTGACGGTCGCCTTCCCGGACCGGGCCGGCCCGCGGGAGGTCGTGCACGGCATCGACCTCGACGTACGACGCGGGCGTGTCCTCGCACTCGTGGGGGAGTCCGGCTCCGGCAAGTCGGTCACGGCCCAGTCGGTGCTGCGGCTGCACCCGCCGGACGTGCGGGTCGGCGGCCGGGTGCTGCTGGGGGACGACGACCTGCTCACCGTGGACGACGCCGCGCTCCGGGCGGTGCGCGGGGCTCGGGTCGGCACGGTGTTCCAGGAGCCGATGTCGGCCTGGAACCCCGTGCACCGGATCGGGCGGCAGATCGAGGAGGCCCTGCAGGCGCACGGCCGGGCCCGGGGCGGCAGCGCGGGCACCGTGCGGGAGCTGCTCGCCTCGGTCGGCCTCGACGCGCCCGAGCGGGTCGCCGCGTCGTACCCGCACGAGCTCTCGGGTGGCCAGCTGCAACGGGCGATGATCGCGATGGCGACCGGGTGCGAGCCCGAGCTGCTGATCGCGGACGAGCCGACCACCGCGCTCGACGTCACCGTGCAGGCCGGCATCCTCGACCTGCTCCGCGGCCTGGCCGCGCGAGGGACGGCGGTGCTGCTGATCACCCACGACATGGGCGTGGTCGCCGACCTCGCCGACGACGTGGCGGTGATGCACGACGGCCGGGTCGTCGAGCGGGGCCCGGTCGAGGAGGTGCTGGGCGCGCCGCGCGAGGCGTACACCCGCACCCTGCTCGCAGCGGTGCCGGCGCTGCCCGAGGACCGGAGCGCCGCGGGCCGTCCCGACGCGCGGGAGGTCGTCCGGCTCGAGCAGGTCGGTGTCCGCTACGGGCGCGGCCCCGGCGCCGTGCACGCCGTCCGCGGCGTCGACCTCTCGCTCCGGCAGGGCGAGACGCTGGGCCTGGTGGGGGAGTCCGGGTCGGGGAAGTCCACGCTCGGCCGCGCGCTGACCGGGCTGGTGCGACCGACCGAGGGGCGCGCCACGCTCGGCGGCACGGACCTCACGACCTCGTCACGAGCCCGGCGGCGCACCCTGCTGCGCGAGGTCGGCATCGTCTTCCAGGACCCCAGCTCCTCGCTCAACCCCCGGCACCCCGTCGGCCGCTCGATCGCCGAGCCCCTGCGGCTGGCGTCCGTGCCGGGCGCGGCTGCCCGGGCCCGGGTCGCCGAGGTGCTCTCGTCGGTCGACCTGGACCCCGGCTTCGCGACCCGGTTCCCGCACCAGCTGTCCGGCGGCCAGCGGCAGCGCGTCGCGATCGCCCGGGCGCTGGTGCTGCGCCCCCGGCTGGTCGTGGCCGACGAGCCGACCAGCGCGCTCGACGTCTCCGTGCAGGCCCGCGTGCTCGCGCTCCTGGGCCGGCTGCAGGACGAGCTCGGCTTCGCCTGCCTGTTCATCACCCACGACCTCGCGGTCGTGGGCGCGGTGGCCGACCGCGTCGCGGTGATGCACGAGGGGGTGATCGTCGAGCACGGCGAGACCGCCCAGGTCCTGCACCGTCCCGAGCACCCCTACACCGCCGGGCTGCTCGCGGCAGCCCCCGTGGCCGACCCGCAGCAGCAGCGGGCGCGGCGCGAGAAGAGGACCGCGGGGCTCGTCGGCTGA
- a CDS encoding ABC transporter has translation MTAPVTPSGHVDSVATTDMVAALIRLRAALDGVALPLDVPGAEEHRVMRRAMVDQLEDYVLPRLIQIEAPLLTVVGGSTGAGKSTLVNSLVGRRVTEPGVLRPTTRSPVLVHNPADVDWFDKERILPGLARTTGATGDPGALQLVAADSVPEGLAILDAPDIDSVEERNRTLAAELLAAADLWLFVTSAARYADQVPWDYLKAAAERSTAVAIVLDRTAPEAVEEVSGHLARMLTSRGLRDSPLFAVTEGTVDDDGLLPAAEVAEIRGWLDGLASDSSARAAVVKKTLDGAVRSVSRRTHDIADAAAEQLVMERRLREDVHRAYDEAIARIDDASADGTLLRGEVLARWQEFVGTGELLRSLETKVGWLRDRVVGWVRGKPMQAERVTVAVESGLETLILEHAESAAERAEASWRSVTAGQHLAEDSGRELGRASRDFRVRAERSVRDWQHGVLEMVRSEGAEKRSTARFLAFGVNGLSVALMVVVFAHTAGVSGAEVGIAGGSAVVGQKLLEAVFGDQAVRRLAAAAREDLNERVTALMDAERARFVTVLDDLGIEEGDVDRLREVSRRVDDLRFADKGPGTLHGTGDSA, from the coding sequence GTGACCGCCCCGGTGACCCCCTCCGGCCACGTCGACTCCGTGGCGACCACCGACATGGTGGCCGCGCTGATCCGGCTGCGCGCCGCCCTCGACGGGGTCGCGCTGCCGCTCGACGTCCCCGGGGCCGAGGAGCACCGCGTGATGCGGCGCGCGATGGTCGACCAGCTCGAGGACTACGTCCTGCCGCGGCTGATCCAGATCGAGGCCCCGCTGCTGACCGTGGTCGGCGGCTCGACCGGCGCCGGCAAGTCCACCCTGGTGAACTCGCTGGTCGGCCGCCGCGTCACCGAGCCCGGCGTGTTGCGCCCGACGACCCGCTCGCCGGTGCTGGTGCACAACCCGGCCGACGTCGACTGGTTCGACAAGGAGCGGATCCTGCCGGGGCTGGCCCGCACCACCGGGGCGACCGGTGACCCCGGCGCCCTGCAGCTGGTCGCCGCCGACAGCGTCCCGGAGGGCCTGGCCATCCTGGACGCCCCCGACATCGACTCGGTGGAGGAGCGCAACCGCACGCTCGCGGCCGAGCTGCTCGCCGCCGCGGACCTCTGGCTGTTCGTGACGTCGGCCGCGCGCTACGCCGACCAGGTGCCGTGGGACTACCTCAAGGCGGCCGCGGAGCGGAGCACCGCGGTGGCGATCGTGCTCGACCGCACCGCCCCCGAGGCCGTCGAGGAGGTCAGCGGCCACCTCGCCCGGATGCTCACCTCCCGCGGCCTGCGCGACTCCCCGCTGTTCGCGGTCACCGAGGGCACCGTCGACGACGACGGCCTGCTCCCCGCCGCGGAGGTGGCGGAGATCCGCGGCTGGCTCGACGGGCTCGCCTCCGACTCCTCGGCACGGGCGGCGGTGGTGAAGAAGACCCTCGACGGGGCCGTGCGGTCCGTGTCGCGGCGTACCCACGACATCGCCGACGCGGCTGCCGAGCAGCTCGTGATGGAGCGCCGGCTGCGCGAGGACGTGCACCGCGCCTACGACGAGGCGATCGCCCGGATCGACGACGCGTCGGCGGACGGCACCCTGCTGCGCGGCGAGGTGCTGGCCCGCTGGCAGGAGTTCGTCGGCACCGGCGAGCTGCTGCGCTCGCTGGAGACCAAGGTCGGTTGGCTGCGGGACCGGGTCGTCGGCTGGGTGCGCGGCAAGCCGATGCAGGCCGAGCGGGTGACCGTCGCCGTCGAGTCCGGCCTGGAGACCCTGATCCTGGAGCACGCCGAGAGCGCCGCCGAGCGGGCCGAGGCCTCCTGGCGCTCGGTGACCGCGGGGCAGCACCTCGCCGAGGACTCCGGTCGCGAGCTGGGCCGCGCCTCCCGCGACTTCCGGGTCCGCGCCGAGCGGTCGGTGCGCGACTGGCAGCACGGCGTGCTGGAGATGGTGCGCTCGGAGGGCGCCGAGAAGCGCTCCACCGCGCGGTTCCTGGCCTTCGGGGTCAACGGTCTCTCGGTCGCGCTGATGGTGGTGGTCTTCGCGCACACCGCCGGCGTCTCCGGTGCCGAGGTCGGCATCGCCGGCGGCAGCGCCGTGGTCGGGCAGAAGCTCCTGGAGGCGGTGTTCGGCGACCAGGCCGTCCGCCGGCTGGCCGCCGCCGCCCGCGAGGACCTGAACGAACGGGTCACCGCCCTGATGGACGCCGAGCGGGCCCGCTTCGTCACGGTCCTCGACGACCTGGGCATCGAGGAGGGCGACGTGGACCGGCTGCGTGAGGTGTCCCGGCGGGTCGACGACCTGCGGTTCGCCGACAAGGGACCCGGCACGCTGCACGGCACCGGCGACTCCGCGTGA